TTTAATCGCGGCGACGTAAGAAAAAAATTTgaaacgatcgatcgacgagCAACGTCGGGGGAACTCGAGTGTTAGTCAGACGAGTCGCGGCGATTCGAGACAAAGCTGAGAGAAGCGACATTGAGAAAGGTCTCAAATCCATCCGGGTATACGGATAAGGCAACGACTAAGACTCGTTCTTGCTTCCAGGTTGAATCGAGAACCGAGTCGCGCGAGTTGCACGCTGCCTTCGAGAGCGCGCGTCGATCTCGCAGGGCATCGATCAATTTTCCTAAGCATTTTAGCACTCCCCTTCCTGCGGGCGGATAGCGTCTTGGTCGAGTCAATTTGTCACGGTTGTTTGAAAGTCGAGCTCGAATCAACGAATCAAGGCCGGCCAGAAACGCATATCGGTTTGCCAACTTTATTAGTCCTCTAACCGAACGAATTTTAAGGTCGCACCGATCCACGTGCCCATCGATCCGCGTGATTATTTTATTCCGCGCAGCTTCGCTTCCGCCGATATCCGACCGCGGAGATGAAACGATCGATTATCTCACGGCGAAACAAATTGCCCGCGGTTCGTTTATTTATCTTACGTACGCGAACAATGATAATTACCCGATGCGGGAACGTGAAAGCCTCGATTCTCGGAGTAATACGATTTATGTTACACGCGAGTACGAGGTTGCTTTCACAATTTTCCACACTCGTTAGGGAAATTATTTTCGAGGCTCGAGCTAGATAGGGATCCGAGAATTTTGCACCAACGAATCTGGTGTTGTAACTGGATTATACCAGTAGGGGGTCAGAGACTGTTCGTTACCGAATGGGCCAGTCGAAGTTGAAATGGCCCGCGTAATTCTACGAAATTGATCGAGAACTAAGAGATTCGATAGGTATCAATGGAAAGCGAGCACGAAGGCCACCGACGAAAGGTGATTAATTCGAGTAAACTTTTCGCAAGGAGTACATGGAATTTTAGCATCGTTCGATATCTTATCTACGTTTTTATCACCGTAGCGATGAGTAAAAACTACGCAGTCCATTTGGCGGGCTGTTCTCTTTCCCACGGAACGTTTTCAAAGCTGTTTTCGTTCGTGGGCTATGAACCGGGCGCAGAAAACCCTGGCCCGATCTCTGAGGGATTATAGAAACGCGAATATTTCACCGCGTTTTCTTTCCTCGAATGAAATCCACGCTCGAGCGAAAGTGTAATACCTCAAAGGCGGAAATATATCGTACCGTAGAAAGTATAAAACGCGGGGGAAACAATTACGTTTCGCTGACTGATTCAATCCAGTCTATCGAATCAACTTCACTGGTACAGATTTGCCGGTGTTCTGTCTTTTCTTTCCCCGTCAACGGTTTAACGGATTAAAGCGAAGGATCGGAGGATTGTACGAGGATAGATCCGACCTACCTAGATTACAATTGTCCTGCGCCTCTTCGCACCGGGAAACTACCCTGATTATTGCCCGGCCCGCCAACTGCACGCAAACAGCCGTGGCCACGTTCCTCTCTCCCTGCTCCTGCGAAATCTGTTGCACATCGTCACCATTGTACGCGGGCGGTCTCATCTCTTCTGCTTAATTACGTGCGTGGTGTGCGAAGGAAAATGCGTGTAGAACGAAACGAAAGCGGCGAACTTGCTACCGGTCTCCTTCACTGAATTCCTTGGATTGGTTTTTCCTAATCACTGTCGGACTTGTTGCACAGCGATCAAAGTACACGCTTCCACGGCTTCTTCCTCGTAGTATCGATAGCACCCTCGTTACTCTTCACTTCTTCTCTCCGCATCAAGAAACTATCATGTTTCGAGACGCAGCAGCCTTCGCTCGTGCACAGAGAACGGCTCTATTCGAACACACTCTTTTTCGAAACTGACCGCGTCCAAGGCGAATCCAGCGTCGTCGTCGCGATGCCTGTCCTCCGTGGCGTTTGCCGATGCGAAAGCGTTGGCCTGGAGAACGCGCCTCGACCGTCAAACGAACGACCGTCTGAGACGTTCTTTCGTTCTTTCGCGAAGTAGTTCTTTCGCGAAGCCGCGAGATTCCCGCAATTTTCCGTTTCTCCGCACCAGACGAACTCTTAGAAGGTGAGAGAAGGTGGGGAAGGGGAGGATAGTGGGGAACGATGAAAAGGTATCGTAACGAGAGCGTTTCAGGTGACGCTGCCTGGCACTGAAGTACAGAACTCCACGCGGTGCTATTTAAGCCTTCGTCGCGGCGTCTCCCACCAAAGATGCATCTCGGATCAGCTGACTACTTTGTTTCGACTCCCTCTCTTTGTTTGAAAACAACTGTAGGGGCCACTACGCATATATGCGCCAGCCAGGTGCACTCGGCCTGCAACCTGTCGAAATTGGCGTTGCGAACGACATTTTGCGAACGTCCCGCTCAAGGTTTCCACGATCGTGGCCAGTCTCGTCCGTTGCGAGAGCCTCCGTTGTTGACATTGTCCCCTCGACAATGGagggacgagagagagagagagagacggcggATCGAGAGATCGCTTCGCGGATCGATCGCCAGCGAGTTTTCCGGGTTACGCTCTTCTCAAGAGTCGAGAGCTACGTTAAACGCGTCATTGAAGCTTCCACGGTACAGAAATAGTCagataaatgcgactactcgaAGGTCTTTACGCACGAGACCAAGATGAAGGAAGTCGGACAAGAGCGCGAGCTTGACGGAAACAGGAAGGGATCCACGCGTGCAGAAGCGTAATAACTCGACGCAAAAGTTCTCGCGGAACGAGGATGACTCATCTAATTACACGTTCTATCGAGAATCAGGTTTGTCTGATCGCGTCCGCACTCGGAAGGCACCCAGATATCGTCTGTGTAAGTTTGGAAAGCGATCGTACGTTCGCGTGAACTTCCTACCCGGCATCGTTCGATCGCGAGCTTCCAAATTCTATTCATTTTTCGCGGCTCGGCTTCTTAATTAATCCAAAATTTCTTTCATTCATAATTCATGACACGGCGAGTATCGAAACGATATCGATCTTCAATGTTCTCTACAATGAACCGATATCTTATACGTACAAAATATTATCTCTATTATATACCGTGTAGAGTCGAAATTTATATTTAGCAGATATTAAtctgtagagagagagagagagagagagagagagagagaggaagagagaaagcaGTAGACATACGTGAATGATAAGATtcagaagtttaatatttttcaaACAATTGTACACGTTAAATAATGGTAATTTATTAGATTACCCATACGATTCTTATGCAATGGTACAAAAGCAAAGTTCCTTGAAAGTTCCTGGGGGGATCGTTCGATGGTAGATTACCTGAAAAGAAATTTTAAAACGGATTAAGAAATTATTATACAACCGTACGGACGGACGGTTCCTCGGTTGTCGTTACCGCGATATTTTATTATCTTTCCCTCTGTGTATACATATTCGAACGCCTGATTACATAAACGTGCAATTAGCGGCAGAGCTCGCTCGGTGAGGACGAGGAAGCGAACAACGAGGCCTATCGAAAACTGCTTTAGCCTCGAGACGTTCGCGTTTCACCCCTTTCGTCGCGGAAGCTTTGTTCGCCTCCGTTCACCTTTCGGTTCGTATACGCGAAATATTCGCTAAAAGCATCGCCGAAAACCAAGGTCGAAAATACGACGAACCGTTTGTTCGGCACGATGCCTACTGCGCCATCGCGGTCGCTCGTTATTGCCGTCCAGACACCCCGCGGCAGACTTTTCCAGTCGCGATGCTGTTTCGAATGTTTTTCTTCGTATTTCTTCCCGAACAATGCGATACACGCCGGACGTCGCGTAAATACCGCGAATAGAAATGACACACGTCGTAGAACGCGTGCAACCCTGCTCGATAACGGGAAAGTACGCGCGTTACCATTTTTGCGTCGATCATTGGAAAATTTCCTCGAATTATCGTTCTCGGACGAAATCGAGAGGCACGAATCCAACCGAAGAAACATTCCTAAAACGTAGCCCCAATTATTTTTTCATACTCTCGCGTATCCAACGTTTCCGTTCGCATGAATCGGGTCGAGGTACGAGATTTCTAATTAATCTCTTTTAAGTGACGGTTTAAAAAAGAGATTGCACAGGAGCACGTGCATCGTCGGTTCGTCGCGATAATAAACAGCCGGCACGAGCATCTGGAAGAACTGGCGAATATTGCCAGGGCACACTTTACAGACAAAAGAAAACATTGAGTGCGCGTGCACGGTTTTGGCTGACGTCGCGAAAACGGGAAACGATGTACGTACGTCCCGACTCGCTGAATAGCGTGTCTCTTTTTCTCGATAGAACCTCCCGTTCGTTCGATCCGATTCGTCTGTACGAAATCGAACATTCCTACTCAAATCTCAAAGTCTCAGAGGAGACTTCCACGCGTGGAAGAGAATGGAGGAGGGAAGTTTGTAGCCCTTGGGTGTCTCTAGCGATCCGAGCGGTATCGCAACAAACACGAGAGGGTACTTTGGCAGAATCGATGCCGTCTTTTCTTCTAAAACGGAGGACTTTGCTCTCCATTCATCGTAGTGCCCAGTGCCCAACAGGGATAAAATGTTTATACGATTCTTCGGTATGTTTGGCACGCGGCCAGAGGATACTGCGCGTGCATTTCATGGACGAGAATAGATTCGCGGACGAAAATCCCCCATGACTTCTCTGTCGTCGTGTTCGTATTGACTTTCGCATGGTCGCGCGAGGGGGTAAGAACTGCGAGATCGATGCACGCGGTCCGTGCACGTGtgtgccctctctctctctctctctctctctctctctctctctctctctctcttcctttcttTCCCTCTCTGTACATGTacttgtatacatatatatacatatatatatatacatacatgtatCGACGAGGACGATGTTCACAATCATCCAGTCGCCAACAAGTCCACTCTCCAAGCATTAAGGGAGGATCCTTGATCGATCCTCTGAGTCGCGAGCAACGAGAGTCTCTGTGTGGCGTACACGTACGATTGTCTTTTGTGCACGTCGATGACTTCGCGTTTCCAAAAACGATGCGCAATCTTATATCCGGTCGGGATTGCCGAGTTCTAAGTTTACGCCAACTGTGATCTGCCAACGCGTGACAGAAAGAAACATCATGTTCCACGAATAATTCCGCGCAACAAAAAGTTTCCTTAACGTGTTCGAAAGCCGTTTGTGCCCGCGCGCGGAGAGAGACGCGAGGAGACGCCGTGGAGGTCCCACCGAAATGTTTGTTAATCCGCGACCGAACCGAAGAAAGGGAATGGCACGCGTGCACGAATCGCAGGAGGAAAATTTTATATCGCGGGAGGCTATTTTTTCCACCGCTTTTACGACGCAATCTGGCTGGTGTTCGGTGATTATAGTCGCCCGGAAACCTTCGCAGAAACGTGTCCGTTCCGGCCGCGAACGTTGGCCCTGTAAAATCTTTCCGTTTGACGTAGATTCTTTGTGCGTTCTCGTTCATTACTGCGCCTTCTTTCTTTCCCCCGAGTATTTTCATATTTACCGAGAACTCTGACGTTTCGTCGCCATCAGCTATAGACACGAAGCTGCTCGATTAGTCGCGTAGAGAAAGTGTCGAACAGAATGGTTTAAGGGTTCTAACGAACTGACGCATTCTCAGTACGCGAGGCAACACGCTTTAGGGAAGTGACAACCCTCATTGGCTGTTGCCATTGTCGTTGTTGTTAAGTAGTACGATCAGAAACTATCAATGAACACTCGTTTAACAATCTATATtgatctttttttttatattcattttacatATTAACAatgaatcatgtaatatctgatAAAGTCAAGAAGCACGCATTTGGTGTTATCTGTGGATGGAATTACTAGCGCATCGTGTATGTTTCATTCATAATCGTGCACGGGTAATATACGCGTTGGCATTCAATAAATCAGTGGCGAAATTCATGCGTTTCTTTGCAGCTGGCTTACAATCACTAAAACGCGATTCGGTGGAAAAGGAGTGTTTCAACTCTGACAATCGCTAATTTTAATCGTTTATATCAAAATGAATAATTATCTATTCCGCGAAGCTGTCGATTACTCTAATTACGCGTCTAATTGCCCGTTTACCTTACACCTATGTaaacttgaaacgctattcttCGCATTCTTGTTACCCTAATCGCTCTATAGCCCAGCTATTTACCTAAATCGATGAAAATACTCTAAGCGTAAACACGTCTGGTATACGTTGTACTCTGGTCTCTACAAGTATACATAGAATCTGTAAATACAAGTCTTAATATTTGGTGTTCTCTGGTAAACTATCAAGGTATCGCGATCAATTTTACGAGTATTATTTCAAGGCATATTAAAACACGAATATCGCTGCACGATTCAAAGAGAAATTTCGAAGCGcgtatatataatatacttaAAATCGTAGGCATACGTGTAACACAGATTTCGGAATGGAATTAAAACCGATCGAGATTTATCGATCGCCGCTAAGTTTAGAtcaacgagagagaaagagagacagaacGTGTATCGGTAATTTCGCCGCTTTCACCCGTAGAAGTTAGGCCCGTTAAGACTCCTTGTTGGTTTGAGATCGATCCAGTGTTTCCTGCGCGTGCTGCAAACCGGCGCAGTAATGCAAAAGTAAGACGCTCAGCGCTTGCACTCTTAGATCGCTTTGCGCGATCAATTTAATACTGTCCATTTCTCCGCCTTGCGATAATCCTAATCTTGAGGTAGTTTCCGCGTCGAGCGCAGTTTTCAGCTTTGCTATCTGCATCGAAAGAGGAAAATCGGTCGATTAAATTAGCTCCGCATCATTTTGGGTGAAATTGATCGTTGTATTTACCATAGCATTGATCTTCTCAACGCGTTCCTTTGGCTCCAGACACTTGTACAAAAACTTGCCGGTATCTTTGGCTCTGGACATAAGGCCATCGTCCAAATCCCCGGCTACGAGAGGAGCCGCGACGCTAGGTTCAGCACCCTCCAAGAGATCAGGGCTTATGCCCAATCCGCCGACCAACGAATTCTAAATATGTTTCAATAATTTCAGTTCAGATTTGTCCAAGTCAGACCGTTCTTGgtttttatctttttttctaTTCTTGATCCTAGAGAATGGATGTTACCTACCTCGATTGGTACGATAGTAAAAAGGTATAAAGAACATAATGCAACAAAAGCTTCACTTATCGCACGATAAAATGTTATGATACATAGTTATATAGTGTCAATACAACGGTATCTTATGTAACAAGCGTGGCACCTTCAGTGTACATCTGCATGTCTGTTATCCCAAAAAATACAATTAGTGCCATGAGCAGTGGAAAATAGTGTGATCATTTGCGATaggtaagaaagagagagagggagagagagagagagagagagagagagagagagagagagagagagagagagagagagagagtagaaaGCTTAGACAGAGTATCAAAGATATATTGCACAAGAAAAGTGATCGCGAAGCGGATGAAACAGGTCAAGCTTCGGAATTATGATTAGTACCTTATCAATTAGAAGCGTGTTTGTTtgttttgttatttttttgttAGTTACAATTGCTGGTACAAAGACATGGGCGAAGAACAGAAGTAGAGCAGAGAAGGCGGAAAATTGTGTGTTATTTTAATCAAAAATCGAACGGTTAATTGTTAATTGGTAGAGCAAATTTCTAAGCGTAATCCGAATAATCTCGAATAAATCTGATCCTTCTCCGTTCCAATAAAACAAATTTGTGTTATTAAATTCTACCTTGCGGGATGCACAGGGACTTGGGGGAAGACTTCTAGATGCCAGACCGGTACCGGAGGCCGGTGGGGCCAAGCAACTGGTACTTCCAGCCTTCTTCAGGCCCAACAGAGTGTTAGCTATACTAGCCTTCATGGCCATCATAGTTGCACCCTGATTAATCGATCAACGGATttcaaatttattaataattttacTTGCCCAATTGTAAGAACCGATAAAGTACTTGAAATGATACAacagaaaaaatataaatgagaggGAAGAAGAAACGGAAGAAGTAATCGCGACGTCGATCTCTCGATTCGGACGGTAACAAAGCTACTCGTTTACGAAATTTTACAAATACCGAACAGAGCAACCGAGAAGCAAAGGTCAAGGTGCAAATCCTACAAAAAACCTTCACCTTCCTATTATGCGATCATTTTTATTGCCAACAATAAAGTGAAAATCACACTTAACAGGTGTTATCCTATGTACAAAATACCAAGAATACTCTACGTGTTTTAAGTATACATTTAATTGCCCGGGAAAACTGCAATTCCTCAACTGCGGCATTGCATACTGTACAATCAGATACGACTAGTAAAGCGTAGATATGCATAATGATTGTGATATTTCTTTCTTTAAAAGTTCACTTTAACGACAATTGAATAAACTTTAtctttcaaaatgaatgtacaaTCGTTTCTcagtaaaaatataaattatacatatgtatatgtatatgtatatatatgtatatatgttacATACTTGATCAATTTCAATTCAGAAATTTTAAGACCTAAGTTATcttaaatataattaatatctGAATAAAAAGGTCACATTAGATCGTTACGGAAAGAATGCCaatcaaacttcgtgttttttAACGTTGTCACCTACGTCACTCGTTGCTACTTTAAAGTGCCATAttataaattgaaaaattttagCGAGTTGGCAAATACCATATTTTCGAGTAATAAAAACTTTTACTACGTCTTGAGTACCTGTACATTATCTTCGCAACTGGTTAGAGAAATCTCTGGGCCCGATTCACCGATAAGAGTAGGCTCTATTTCATCAGCTTCTAACGCCATCGCTGTTATACTTTCAGCCCCGCATGTTCCCGACGCTTGACAGCGTACCTCGCACTTTTTGTGACACACCATTCCACAGTCCCTGCACTGTACCGCGTCCTTTAGCCAAatctataataataataaattacatatatatttgtacgtttcatttaAAACGGCTGTCTAAAGAGGTAAATGATCGTGAGAACTCGAACCTTCTTTGTACAAAAATCGCAATGGGTTGCTCTATGAAAATGAGTTCGAATAAAATCGTGTATCTTCTTCTTAGCGATATCTTCGCTCGAAGGTGGTTGTGTTTTAACGGTTTCTGTACTCTCTTTTTTGCCCGAGTCGCTGGCGGTGTGCCGGTTCGGATAATTAGATTCCCATGCGTAAGACAATAAAATATCACCGTAACAAAGCGTCGGATCGAATCCTGAATAGTCTTGTAACTTTGGATGAACTGCAGCTAAAGAAGCTTGAATAAAAGAGCACGCGCGCATATGACAAGATTAATGGAAagtaaatgaaaatgaaaaatacGAAAGATGATACTTACTACTATCTGGTGGCAATAATGCTTGGCATTTAAGATAATGACCAGTCGAAGACGTATAGCATTGCGCTAGAATTAATTTCATCGGAATGTTTATGTACCCTAATAGTTTGGCTGGAATCTCCCCTCCTCTTACACGACCCCATACACCTATGTTCAAATACTGAAGTTCCGAGTCGACTTGAAAAGTTCTAGTCTCCTCGAAAGTGATTAAAGAAGCATATTCTTTTTCTTTCGTGGTATAATATAAGTCCGACACGTTCGTTATATAACTGTCATCGTTGAAACAAAATTGAGAGTTACTCGATATTAACGATTGATTAGAAGTAGTTGAAATTTTTCTAGAGGGTGTAGTATCCGGCGTTTGAGCTGCTTCATCGATATGTGCACtactttttcttcttctaaAAAGTTTACTGCTTATTTCGATTTTATCAAGAATATCGTTCTCTGAATCTTTTAAATCTGAAAATTTAATTTGGCTTTCAAACTTTATTTTGCTTTCTTCCGTACTAGGCGTGTCTCCCTTATTCGATACGGAATCGGTTTTCAATGTTTTCCTATCTACTCCTCTGTCTCCTGAAAGTCTTTCACTATCCAGTTTCATACCAGCTTGCTTGTCCAGGTCTGCTTTGGAGTACTTCCTTTCGACCCTTATGATAAAACGCCTCTGCACAGCACTTTTTACAAATTTAGCTACTTGATTCATGTTGGATACTTTTTTACCGTCTACTGCTACTAAAATATCCCCCTTTTTCATCTCGGCAATTGCAGCGGGACTTCCAACTATTATAGTCTCCACTAGCACGCAAACATGACCTATCTCTGGCACAAATTCTTGCTTAAATACTACACCAAGTTGCTGAGAGCTGACTTTGCTAATAATTAAATCCAACACCATGTAAGGAACTCCAGTATACTGGGTTAAATATACCCAAGGTGTCGAGTCTATACTTATCGTACAATATATTTCAATTTGTGATCTATCCTCTGCATTAAGCATGTTAAGTCCAAGATTTAGTCTACTCACTTCCACTAAAAGTACTTCCAAGTAACCTGGTGTTAATTGCATATTGGCAACCTAGACAAACGTTTTCAAATATCTATAAAATATGTTACTTTTTAATTTCCATAACGTTCAAATAGGCAAGTGGTATATATACTTCGGATAAATCAACAGCTTCGTCGTTCAATCGGCGGAAGAATGGTTTGTAACGCAATTTATAACGAGGTAGTGTATGCTTCCTGCGCACAGCTCTCCGGATTTGTCCCGTAATCAAAGAAATGATTTGCGGTTGTAATTGACGACCTTGAAATTGAGACTGTACCTCCAGTTCAAGTATAGGATCTGAATAAAAGCTTAAGGACCAATGTGTGTACGGAACACGTGTAAATTGCAATCTGGCTCTTCCGCTAATACACTTTACTGGAAAagttttctttatttaattcaatgtaaatacattgaaacgctgcaCGTAGGATTGGATAAATTATGCAGAAACAAATATTTTGCAGTTGGTATACCTTGCAAAGCCATATAAGCAGTCTTTCCCAGTAGCATTTTAACATCTATCGATAATTGAAAATTTCCAGAATAATGTAAATCTAGAGATAAATCCAATGATTCCAGTAAACCTGTATCGGCATCTATTTTTGAATTTGCAACTTCCAAGCCTTTTATTATGGGAAATTGCGTGCCCAGATTTAAATCCCTTAACTGAAAATAAATGCGCATTATTGTTTGTACGACGGCACAGCAAATGTTCCGATTTCTTTTATTTTACCTGTACACTGTCCAACAATTTGGCAGTGGTAGACTGGGTCAATAGTTCTTTGAATTCATTATTTAATTTTCTGTACAACCAAAGGCGTACTCTCTCTGCGTTTTTAAGCTCGTTGAACAGAAATTGTAGCGTCAAGTTTATTGCCAGGTTCTCATTACCTTGGCACATATTCTGGCGCGATAAACTAGTGGAGTTTGTCTTTTCATCTTCTATGTTTTCAAGCAATTCCTTTGGTAATTCAGCCTTATTATGGTGGAAtgatttttttggcaaacttgCGGAAGGCGCTGCTTCCAAATACTTTTTGAACAAATAAAACTCCAGTGCGAGCGTACATATTATACCAAGCACGAATGTAATCACAGACACACAAATAAATTCAAGAATGTCCATATTAATAATTCATGTACAGGAAACTCGACGGTTTCCCAGATTAATGTGGAATACGTTTCACGCTGCTAGGAGTGAGAAATATAcggaaaaattgtaaaaaacGGTCACCGTCTTGACGGAGTAAGTATGAAACAACAATCgtgtaaaaaaatataaaatatattcaaaACCTTCCCGATTAACACATTTCAGACGAATGTACACTAGCGACGTTTATTATACAAAATATTAGGAACTCCTATAATATCTAAGATTTTCGATCGATCATAAAAAAGTTATTGTTTTTCTAACGCTGTGTTACATTGTTGTGAATCACCCTCAATGTTTCACGGGTCAACAGTTATATGGAACACTTTCACTTGTCATTAAGATCATCGAAATTATGACATTTTCAGAGGGATATGCAAATAAATTATGCGGCCATTTAAAAAACGTCCGTGCTGTACATTATAGAAAATCTAATAACGCTGCCGGTTACAAGCAAAACCTATCATGACACTTTTCTATTGATCTCGGCAGCCATGTTAGTCCCAAACAAGCATGTCAATTTGACAGACCTCGCAGCTGTCAACGTAACATATTATAAACAGAAATATTTATGTTTTTACTTCCACAACTTTATTTCTTATACTAAATAAATCCATTTCAAACGTCACTACAGTTTTCAATTTATTATTCCTCGATCAATGTAATCATATACGAGCTATAAAGAAAATTCCTATCGTACTTATAATTACGTTTGTTATCATACCCAGCCGACACGGTAAATCACATAACGCTTGAAAAATGTCACAGGGCTGTCACCAGGACTACGCGTATTTAAATGATACCGCCTGCTAATGCCGTTCATTCATCGATTTTCTCACCAATGCCGTAGGCCGACATTTTTCCCATCCGCattatatatttcaatagttttattcgaatttattgtatatgtcagtagttttattctaatttattttatatttcccgctttggaggtaagagagagaaagatatataggaaagctataggaaagagtgagacagacgaTACCGACCCTGctgtagaacccgtggcgccatctctgtgaaaagtgctgaaactggtcgctcagcggtaccgacagcgaagtaaaccactgaaaactactagcgccatctctgcggaaagtactgaaactaattaccgactaGGTTCAGCGCTCctctaagagatggcgccagtagttctc
This is a stretch of genomic DNA from Xylocopa sonorina isolate GNS202 chromosome 8, iyXylSono1_principal, whole genome shotgun sequence. It encodes these proteins:
- the Pdzd8 gene encoding PDZ domain containing 8 isoform X1 — its product is MDILEFICVSVITFVLGIICTLALEFYLFKKYLEAAPSASLPKKSFHHNKAELPKELLENIEDEKTNSTSLSRQNMCQGNENLAINLTLQFLFNELKNAERVRLWLYRKLNNEFKELLTQSTTAKLLDSVQLRDLNLGTQFPIIKGLEVANSKIDADTGLLESLDLSLDLHYSGNFQLSIDVKMLLGKTAYMALQVKCISGRARLQFTRVPYTHWSLSFYSDPILELEVQSQFQGRQLQPQIISLITGQIRRAVRRKHTLPRYKLRYKPFFRRLNDEAVDLSEVANMQLTPGYLEVLLVEVSRLNLGLNMLNAEDRSQIEIYCTISIDSTPWVYLTQYTGVPYMVLDLIISKVSSQQLGVVFKQEFVPEIGHVCVLVETIIVGSPAAIAEMKKGDILVAVDGKKVSNMNQVAKFVKSAVQRRFIIRVERKYSKADLDKQAGMKLDSERLSGDRGVDRKTLKTDSVSNKGDTPSTEESKIKFESQIKFSDLKDSENDILDKIEISSKLFRRRKSSAHIDEAAQTPDTTPSRKISTTSNQSLISSNSQFCFNDDSYITNVSDLYYTTKEKEYASLITFEETRTFQVDSELQYLNIGVWGRVRGGEIPAKLLGYINIPMKLILAQCYTSSTGHYLKCQALLPPDSTSLAAVHPKLQDYSGFDPTLCYGDILLSYAWESNYPNRHTASDSGKKESTETVKTQPPSSEDIAKKKIHDFIRTHFHRATHCDFCTKKIWLKDAVQCRDCGMVCHKKCEVRCQASGTCGAESITAMALEADEIEPTLIGESGPEISLTSCEDNVQGATMMAMKASIANTLLGLKKAGSTSCLAPPASGTGLASRSLPPSPCASRKNSLVGGLGISPDLLEGAEPSVAAPLVAGDLDDGLMSRAKDTGKFLYKCLEPKERVEKINAMIAKLKTALDAETTSRLGLSQGGEMDSIKLIAQSDLRVQALSVLLLHYCAGLQHAQETLDRSQTNKES
- the Pdzd8 gene encoding PDZ domain containing 8 isoform X2 — translated: MDILEFICVSVITFVLGIICTLALEFYLFKKYLEAAPSASLPKKSFHHNKAELPKELLENIEDEKTNSTSLSRQNMCQGNENLAINLTLQFLFNELKNAERVRLWLYRKLNNEFKELLTQSTTAKLLDSVQLRDLNLGTQFPIIKGLEVANSKIDADTGLLESLDLSLDLHYSGNFQLSIDVKMLLGKTAYMALQVKCISGRARLQFTRVPYTHWSLSFYSDPILELEVQSQFQGRQLQPQIISLITGQIRRAVRRKHTLPRYKLRYKPFFRRLNDEAVDLSEVANMQLTPGYLEVLLVEVSRLNLGLNMLNAEDRSQIEIYCTISIDSTPWVYLTQYTGVPYMVLDLIISKVSSQQLGVVFKQEFVPEIGHVCVLVETIIVGSPAAIAEMKKGDILVAVDGKKVSNMNQVAKFVKSAVQRRFIIRVERKYSKADLDKQAGMKLDSERLSGDRGVDRKTLKTDSVSNKGDTPSTEESKIKFESQIKFSDLKDSENDILDKIEISSKLFRRRKSSAHIDEAAQTPDTTPSRKISTTSNQSLISSNSQFCFNDDSYITNVSDLYYTTKEKEYASLITFEETRTFQVDSELQYLNIGVWGRVRGGEIPAKLLGYINIPMKLILAQCYTSSTGHYLKCQALLPPDSTSLAAVHPKLQDYSGFDPTLCYGDILLSYAWESNYPNRHTASDSGKKESTETVKTQPPSSEDIAKKKIHDFIRTHFHRATHCDFCTKKIWLKDAVQCRDCGMVCHKKCEVRCQASGTCGAESITAMALEADEIEPTLIGESGPEISLTSCEDNVQNSLVGGLGISPDLLEGAEPSVAAPLVAGDLDDGLMSRAKDTGKFLYKCLEPKERVEKINAMIAKLKTALDAETTSRLGLSQGGEMDSIKLIAQSDLRVQALSVLLLHYCAGLQHAQETLDRSQTNKES
- the Pdzd8 gene encoding PDZ domain containing 8 isoform X3; its protein translation is MDILEFICVSVITFVLGIICTLALEFYLFKKYLEAAPSASLPKKSFHHNKAELPKELLENIEDEKTNSTSLSRQNMCQGNENLAINLTLQFLFNELKNAERVRLWLYRKLNNEFKELLTQSTTAKLLDSVQLRDLNLGTQFPIIKGLEVANSKIDADTGLLESLDLSLDLHYSGNFQLSIDVKMLLGKTAYMALQVKCISGRARLQFTRVPYTHWSLSFYSDPILELEVQSQFQGRQLQPQIISLITGQIRRAVRRKHTLPRYKLRYKPFFRRLNDEAVDLSEVANMQLTPGYLEVLLVEVSRLNLGLNMLNAEDRSQIEIYCTISIDSTPWVYLTQYTGVPYMVLDLIISKVSSQQLGVVFKQEFVPEIGHVCVLVETIIVGSPAAIAEMKKGDILVAVDGKKVSNMNQVAKFVKSAVQRRFIIRVERKYSKADLDKQAGMKLDSERLSGDRGVDRKTLKTDSVSNKGDTPSTEESKIKFESQIKFSDLKDSENDILDKIEISSKLFRRRKSSAHIDEAAQTPDTTPSRKISTTSNQSLISSNSQFCFNDDSYITNVSDLYYTTKEKEYASLITFEETRTFQVDSELQYLNIGVWGRVRGGEIPAKLLGYINIPMKLILAQCYTSSTGHYLKCQALLPPDSTSLAAVHPKLQDYSGFDPTLCYGDILLSYAWESNYPNRHTASDSGKKESTETVKTQPPSSEDIAKKKIHDFIRTHFHRATHCDFCTKKIWLKDAVQCRDCGMVCHKKCEVRCQASGTCGAESITAMALEADEIEPTLIGESGPEISLTSCEDNVQGATMMAMKASIANTLLGLKKAGSTSCLAPPASGTGLASRSLPPSPCASRKTCRCTLKVPRLLHKIPLY